A window of Gemmatimonadota bacterium genomic DNA:
TTTTTATGGCGTCTGCGATGGCTGTGCCTTCGGCTTCTTCTTCAACTCGAATGAGGATGTCGTTGACCGTGCCGAATTCTTTGATTTCGCTGTTGCGCAGGTCCATGCTTTGATCCTCAACGCGGACGTCACCCAGAGACTGGCGGATGTCGCCGACAGAGGCCGGGGGATCAAAGTGCAATTCGAGCAATGTGCCGCCGGCAAAGTCGATGCCCAGGTTATAACCGCCTTTGGTGACGGTGGATCCCAGGCCGAACAGGATGAGAACAGCCGATAAGATGAATGCGCCTCGTCGAACACCGAGAAAGTTGATGCTGGTGTCGCCAAATACGCGCAGCCTGCCGATGCTGAGGCGGGGGTTGACCTGGCGCGCGACAATGGTGTCGTAAATGGTGCGCGTGACAAAGATGGCGGTGAACATCGAGGAGATGATACCGATCATCAGGGTGAGTGCAAATCCCTTGATGGGGCCGGTGCCGTATTGGTAGAGCACGATGGCGGTGATGATGGTGGTTACGTTGGCATCTACGATGGTCTGAACGGCGCGCGCATAACCATTTTCAATGGCTACCCGCAGGGTTTTTTCCGCGCGCAATTCCTCGCGGATGCGTTCGAGGATCAGCACGTTGGCATCTACTGCCATACCTATGGTTAAGATAATACCCGCTATGCCGGGCAGGGTGAGCGTGCCTTGAAATGCCGCGAGTATGGCCATGACAAAGACGAGGTTGAGCACGAGCGCGAGGTCTGCGACGAGGCCCGAAAAACCGTAGTAGATGACCATGAAGACGATGACGATGGCCAGGCCGATGAGGGCTGCATTTCTGCCCTGTTCTATAGAGTCGCGCCCAAGCGATGGTCCCACGGTGCGGTCTTCGACGATGTTGACATCGGCGGGTAGCGCACCTGCGCGCAGGACTATGGCGAGGTCTTTGGCTTCTTCAACCGTGCCCGTGCCTTCGATAATGCCCGATCCCTGACTGATTTTGGAGCGGATTGTGGGGGCGGAATAGACCTGGTCGTCGAGGATGATGGCCATGCGTTCGCCCACATTGGCGCCCGTGACCCGCCCAAAGAGGCGCACGCCCTGGCTGGTGGTGGTGAAGTTGACGATGGGTTGACCGGCGTTTTCAAAGGATTGCCCGGTTGTGACAGAGGCATCGGAGAGGATTTCTCCCGTCATTTCTACGCGCCTTTTGAGATAGTAGAGCGCGCGATAGCGTTGTCCGTCGCCCATTTCTTCGTCTTTGGAATTCCACAGGAATTGCGCGTCGGGTGGCAGGAGCCTTTGTACGTCCGGGCGGTTCAGCAGTTCCCGCACGGTGAGTATATTGTCTTCCGGCACCACGAAGTCTCCCCGAGAAGAGAGCATATAGCGAGAGAGAGATGGGGTGTCTTCGGCTGTTTGTCCGAGGAGCGGGTCCGTGGCTTGCGCGCTGTCAACAGGTGCTTGCGCGGCGAGGTA
This region includes:
- the secD gene encoding protein translocase subunit SecD codes for the protein MTREYWRLLIICATIVLALFYLYPTYQFYYTTQENLDERERVKQQAINLGLDLQGGIHLVLEVDQTNLSEDEKTDVVARALEIIRNRIDQFGVSEPIIHREGDWRIVVELPGVQDIERAKGLIGKTARLEFKILKSDADRAGIIEKIDRYLAAQAPVDSAQATDPLLGQTAEDTPSLSRYMLSSRGDFVVPEDNILTVRELLNRPDVQRLLPPDAQFLWNSKDEEMGDGQRYRALYYLKRRVEMTGEILSDASVTTGQSFENAGQPIVNFTTTSQGVRLFGRVTGANVGERMAIILDDQVYSAPTIRSKISQGSGIIEGTGTVEEAKDLAIVLRAGALPADVNIVEDRTVGPSLGRDSIEQGRNAALIGLAIVIVFMVIYYGFSGLVADLALVLNLVFVMAILAAFQGTLTLPGIAGIILTIGMAVDANVLILERIREELRAEKTLRVAIENGYARAVQTIVDANVTTIITAIVLYQYGTGPIKGFALTLMIGIISSMFTAIFVTRTIYDTIVARQVNPRLSIGRLRVFGDTSINFLGVRRGAFILSAVLILFGLGSTVTKGGYNLGIDFAGGTLLELHFDPPASVGDIRQSLGDVRVEDQSMDLRNSEIKEFGTVNDILIRVEEEAEGTAIADAIKTRLKSDFAGNIQDETEWLRRQEAVGPKIGEELKNNAVYAILVAMILIIIYVWWRFRQIEFGIAAVIALFHDVMITLGIFSVLNWEISLAIVAALLTIVGYSLNDTIVVYDRIREDIKLYRRDTFSNVINRAINECLNRTVLTSGTTMLVVLSLIFLGGEVIRDFAFALLIGVIVGTYSSAFVASPIVVEWHNRREAKARQGRSAA